A window of the Trichoderma asperellum chromosome 6, complete sequence genome harbors these coding sequences:
- the SPM1_2 gene encoding Subtilisin-like proteinase Spm1 (SECRETED:SignalP(1-15)~MEROPS:MER0000356), protein MRSVIALSVAAVAQASSFQVGTIHESSAPVLSNIEANAIPDNYIIKFKDHVDEAGADKHHNWIQSIHDEGEQQRLELRKRSSIFGADEAFDGLKHTFKIGDFKGYAGHFAEDIIEQVRNHPDVEYIERDTIVHTMLPLNTKDNVIIQDSCNPETEKQAPWGLARISHRDTLGFGTFNKYLYSADGGEGVDAYVIDTGTNTEHVDFEGRAKWGKTIPAGDEDEDGNGHGTHCSGTVAGKKYGVAKKAHVYAVKVLRSNGSGTMSDVVKGVEYAAISHKEQVELAKAGKRKGFKGSVANMSLGGGKTSALDAAVNAAVKAGVHFAVAAGNDNADACNYSPAAASEPVTVGASALDDSRAYFSNYGKCTDIFAPGLSIQSTWIGSKYAVNTISGTSMASPHIAGLLAYYLSLQPAGDSEFAVAPITPNKLKKDLISIATQGTLSDIPSDTPNLLAWNGAGCSNYSQIIEAGGYKAKAKAQKQSKLPATIEELEEAIEGDFEVVSGKIVKGAKSFGSKAEKFAKKIHDLVEEEIEEFISELSE, encoded by the exons ATGCGGTCCGTTATCGCTCTCTCTGTGGCGGCCGTCGCCCAGGCCAGCTCGTTCCAGGTTGGCACCATCCACGAGAGCTCTGCTCCCGTCCTCAGCAATATTGAGGCCAACGCCATTCCGGACAACTACATCATCAAATTCAAGGACCACGTTGATGAGGCTGGTGCCGACAAGCACCACAACTGGATCCAGAGCATCCACGATGAaggcgagcagcagcgccttgaGCTCCGCAAGCGAAGCAGCATCTTTGGAGCCGATGAGGCCTTTGATGGCCTGAAGCACACCTTCAAGATTGGTGACTTCAAGGGCTATGCTGGTCACTTCGCCGAGGACATCATCGAGCAGGTCCGGAACCACCCGGAT GTCGAGTACATTGAGCGCGACACCATTGTCCACACTATGCTTCCTCTCAACACAAAGGATAATGTCATTATTCAGGACTCCTGCAACCCCGAGACCGAGAAGCAGGCTCCCTGGGGCTTGGCTCGTATCTCTCACCGAGACACTCTGGGCTTCGGCACCTTCAACAAGTACCTCTACTCTGCTGACGGTGGCGAGGGTGTTGATGCCTATGTTATTGACACTGGTACCAACACTGAGCACGTCGACTTCGAGGGCCGTGCCAAGTGGGGCAAGACTATCCCAGCcggcgacgaggatgaggatggcaACGGCCACGGCACTCACTGCTCTGGCACTGTTGCTGGTAAGAAGTACGGTGTTGCCAAGAAGGCCCATGTCTACGCCGTCAAGGTTCTCCGATCTAACGGCTCTGGCACCATGTCTGACGTCGTAAAGGGCGTCGAGTACGCCGCCATCTCTCACAAGGAGCAAGttgagctggccaaggctggcAAGCGAAAGGGCTTCAAGGGCTCAGTCGCCAACATGTCCCTTGGTGGTGGCAAGACCTCTGCTCTCGACGCTGCCGTCAACGCTGCCGTCAAGGCCGGTGTTCACTTCGCCGTCGCTGCCGGTAACGATAACGCTGATGCCTGCAACTACTCTCCCGCTGCCGCCTCTGAGCCCGTCACCGTCGGTGCCTCTGCCCTTGACGACAGCCGTGCTTACTTCTCCAACTACGGCAAGTGCACTGACATCTTCGCCCCCGGCTTGAGCATCCAGTCCACCTGGATTGGCTCCAAGTATGCCGTCAACACCATCTCTGGTACCTCCATGGCCTCTCCTCACATTGCCGGTCTCCTGGCCTACTACCTGTCTCTCCAGCCCGCTGGCGACTCTGAGTTCGCTGTTGCTCCCATCACCCCCAACAAGCTCAAGAAGGACCTCATCTCCATTGCCACCCAGGGTACCCTGTCTGATATCCCCTCTGACACCCCCAACCTGCTTGCCTGGAACGGTgctggctgcagcaactACTCTCAGATCATCGAGGCCGGCGGctacaaggccaaggccaaggcccagaagcagagcaagcTCCCCGCTACCATTGAAGAGCTTGAGGAGGCCATCGAGGGTGACTTTGAGGTTGTCTCCGGCAAGATTGTCAAGGGTGCCAAGTCATTTGGCTCCAAGGCTGAGAAGTTTGCCAAGAAGATCCACGATCTCGtcgaggaggagattgaggagtTCATCTCTGAACTCTCCGAGTAA
- a CDS encoding uncharacterized protein (EggNog:ENOG41) has translation MLRKNSTRSQNRHPLSRSKSSVSIGRNLAHDLTNIESLPVERDAYIAATLSFSRAQPQNNERKSPRLHRQQSVRFAGPNAQPRRILAARASIPATGNPPRRLMDSQQYSLEPGDASASLSSYGRLRKSKSMYAPSVTKIPTYSLENSDHSDVFNGWQTSSRYSSFAKKENEPLWSLGGPSLRAPKSMAFLPHGREGSISRINIGSNFEMSNQLTQNGFYEPPESLSHLKSRPSSFFRPSNKHGSNVASFPKSLRSSSNSTTVLSPASPYGSNNPYSIPPRQPTLRTTARKISKSLKSRIKGLFSRPKSTDQNVNQAENCAQERDSNDSSCYGTQSSVPTRSSREASMYQVSSRMPSFHTVPVSQQLKSRQGSFGSVEMEDSLPNDDKSRVTSWTDSTAATITHQPKSANWNPQYASSSQEAEMATLPSSRNHVSLPFDNSSRRGPIVDSQRVYSALIKRLQETQQHQNQSLSERHATSDGPEVDSPRSNSTIRRQPRWAMYQGSTHTIRHVQQEDDVFQDRADKTVISRSSSVSTSHAIKGHKPTYSPQKSLSHDACPNEGLGEKLRALPSQGDAEPQVAPETQKSLISSRSSAFFASPTCHLFRTTSPYRRALQATMKATQASEQPQTPGTKYLSSLSALSLPTRRSSTNGSNDDERMAYTESIYSNSSEKNQIQSNYISSPSKSIKQTPVKKDHGDATIFLPIETQRPSLSLPSRQAREVSSSSSIEWKTWLSANVSKLETSSTTLKTDFPEEPSSSPRLSKHVREKTEIESEEDDLPRDVLGAGLPLKVVADKDNLPHASTTVSQPPKFQFPNPWYSQSPVANENSPPATAARSKTVCSKDTSPVGSKGNLRTIPSVPNVNTCVTTNIESPLETPRMRSLNTLAKPCSPMSDEIRLKRQSRTRLRVNDASAKSSPGLTTAFERQFGISKTGSPGIWTTKEPSCKADSTPRFEADAGIDDMGRRELDAQVMGSKRMVDLFLSSRRKRTVSSQVGRSSDSLSAAFI, from the coding sequence ATGCTTCGCAAGAATAGCACCAGAAGCCAGAATCGCCACCCCCTAAGCAGGAGCAAGTCGTCTGTCTCCATAGGCCGAAATCTAGCCCATGATCTCACCAACATCGAGTCGTTGCCGGTGGAAAGAGACGCGTACATCGCTGCGACTCTCTCTTTCAGCCGGGCTCAGCCGCAGAATAACGAGCGAAAGTCGCCGCGCTTACATCGACAGCAGAGTGTGAGATTTGCTGGTCCAAATGCCCAGCCTCGAAGAATATTGGCTGCTCGCGCAAGTATACCGGCAACAGGCAACCCGCCACGGCGTCTTATGGACTCTCAGCAATATTCCTTGGAACCAGGGgatgcatctgcatctttgTCATCATATGGAAGATTACGCAAATCGAAGTCAATGTACGCTCCATCAGTAACAAAAATACCCACTTATTCGTTGGAGAATAGTGACCATTCCGATGTGTTCAATGGATGGCAAACGTCGTCTCGATATTCGTCATTCGCGAAGAAAGAGAACGAGCCTCTTTGGAGCCTAGGTGGGCCTTCACTGAGGGCTCCAAAATCCATGGCTTTTCTCCCACATGGCCGCGAAGGATCGATATCACGAATAAATATTGGAAGTAACTTTGAAATGTCTAACCAGCTGACCCAAAATGGATTCTATGAGCCACCAGAAAGCTTGAGTCATCTCAAAAGTCGACCCTCAAGTTTCTTTCGACCGAGCAACAAGCATGGTTCAAACGTGGCGAGTTTTCCCAAGTCTCTTCgcagtagcagcaatagCACCACAGTGCtctctccagcatctccttACGGTTCCAATAACCCTTACAGCATTCCTCCAAGGCAACCTACATTGCGAACTACGGCTCGCAAAATCTCAAAGTCACTCAAGAGCAGGATCAAGGGGCTGTTCAGCCGCCCCAAGTCTACAGATCAAAATGTAAACCAAGCTGAAAATTGTGCCCAAGAACGTGATTCAAACGATAGCAGTTGTTATGGTACTCAGTCATCGGTGCCAACGCGGTCATCTAGGGAAGCATCCATGTATCAAGTGTCATCCAGGATGCCTTCTTTCCATACGGTGCCGGTGAGTCAGCAGCTCAAGTCTCGGCAGGGCAGCTTCGGAAGTGTGGAAATGGAAGACAGCCTGCCAAACGACGATAAATCAAGAGTTACCAGCTGGACAGACTCCACAGCGGCGACAATTACACATCAGCCAAAGTCAGCTAACTGGAATCCTCAATAtgcatcctcttctcaaGAAGCGGAGATGGCGACATTGCCTTCATCTCGCAACCATGTCTCGCTCCCATTCGATAATTCATCACGCAGAGGTCCTATAGTCGATAGCCAGCGTGTGTACTCAGCTCTCATAAAAAGACTGCAGGAAACACAACAGCATCAAAATCAGTCATTGAGCGAGAGACATGCGACCTCGGATGGCCCTGAAGTAGATTCGCCGCGGAGCAACTCGACAATAAGACGCCAACCTCGCTGGGCCATGTATCAAGGATCTACTCACACTATTCGCCATGTTCAGCAAGAAGATGATGTCTTCCAGGATCGCGCCGACAAGACTGTTATATCACGTTCTTCGTCAGTTTCTACTAGTCACGCCATCAAAGGCCATAAACCCACATACTCGCCGCAGAAAAGCCTCAGTCACGATGCTTGCCCTAACGAAGGTCTTGGTGAGAAGCTTAGGGCTCTCCCTAGTCAGGGTGATGCAGAACCTCAGGTAGCTCCCGAAACGCAAAAATCACTAATCTCCAGCCGGAGTTCGGCTTTCTTTGCCAGTCCAACGTGTCACCTGTTCCGTACGACAAGCCCGTATCGCCGCGCACTACAGGCCACGATGAAGGCCACCCAGGCCAGCGAGCAGCCTCAAACGCCCGGTACCAAATATCTGAGTTCTTTGTCCGCTCTTAGTCTCCCTACGCGGCGCTCGAGCACAAATGGATCCAATGACGATGAACGAATGGCATACACGGAGAGTATTTACTCCAACTCTAGTGAGAAGAACCAGATTCAGAGCAACTACATTTCATCTCCGTCAAAATCAATTAAACAGACGCCGGTGAAGAAGGATCATGGAGATGCCACCATTTTCCTCCCTATTGAAACACAAAGGCCATCGCTCTCGCTCCCGAGTCGCCAAGCTCGAGAAGTGTCGTCTTCCAGCTCTATTGAGTGGAAGACGTGGCTCAGCGCTAACGTGTCTAAGCTGGAAACCTCATCCACCACATTGAAAACAGACTTTCCCGAAGAGCCGTCGTCTTCCCCTCGCCTCTCTAAACATGTTAGGGAGAAGACTGAGATTGaatctgaagaagatgatttgCCTCGGGACGTCTTGGGTGCCGGCTTGCCACTCAAGGTTGTAGCCGACAAAGATAATCTTCCACATGCTTCAACGACTGTATCACAGCCACCAAAGTTTCAATTTCCGAATCCCTGGTATTCTCAGTCTCCGGTTGCCAATGAAAATTCCCCACCGGCAACAGCCGCGCGGTCCAAAACTGTCTGTAGCAAAGATACATCCCCAGTTGGCTCAAAAGGCAATTTGCGAACCATCCCATCGGTGCCCAATGTAAATACCTGTGTTACGACCAATATTGAATCGCCATTGGAGACGCCGCGAATGCGCTCTCTCAATACACTTGCTAAACCGTGCTCTCCTATGAGCGACGAAATACGACTTAAACGTCAGTCACGGACACGTCTCCGAGTCAACGACGCTTCAGCCAAGTCTAGTCCTGGGTTGACAACCGCTTTTGAGAGGCAGTTTGGAATCAGCAAGACCGGCTCGCCTGGGATATGGACGACGAAGGAGCCGTCGTGTAAAGCGGATAGCACGCCTAGGTTCGAGGCCGATGCCGGTATTGATGATATGGGGAGGCGAGAGCTCGATGCGCAGGTGATGGGAAGCAAAAGAATGGTCGATTTATTCTTGAGTAGTCGACGCAAGAGAACGGTGAGTAGTCAGGTGGGACGAAGCAGCGATAGTCTATCAGCCGCCTTTATCTAA
- a CDS encoding uncharacterized protein (TransMembrane:1 (i103-125o)): MPSSSKSKPAARISARALPSPDDASSDSELELDPVAADDDDDDAASSAPDSPLLAPTTTQPRWLQAAQPKWLRADRISRCARWWRRILASLAALLPPRRSWPFAALVVVSAYALLCVVRGVPLLASPLPPYSGPYGVGAVDVEIALEKPRRISETVFKSNGEPAFEHRTTLFSLYYPVDKSVKERRRRHDWFARPLSLLAAGYAKYAHVNNFFIRPIFTFGLWLVAGGITIPAKVDAPLLGTTITVKTQVESTQGESTKVELRKREDAEQFPVMVFSHGDASSRRDYTHYVGELASRGYVIAAVEHRDGSCPGSLMRIKGEKDKQLLHFKEAELLSDPPMDTEKYKQEQLAFRDAEILETINILRAINSGQGDDIFNRNSRSEGSYLHSWTGRLDFGNLTIGGHSFGATGALQALKHAPSDINPAIGGVILDPGKQSGPLNAVIDVPLLIVHSDSWSKQHSAFYNRPHFDTVKDLALSVLRRIPSHSSWFLTSIGTSHPSVSDAPLIEPLLLSWTTGASLDTKEALEEYVGVTDDFWHFLRTTRTVNSSLTDGVVHRGEMRGILAEKVTHEQYGKWVSKERKAEFPKPLARLWEVHVSPVADEGE; encoded by the coding sequence atgccCTCGTCCTCCAAGTCGAAGCCCGCCGCGCGCATCTCCGCCCGGGCGCTGCCCTCGCCCGACGACGCCTCGTCCGACTCAGAGCTCGAGCTGGACCCGGTAGCagcagacgacgacgacgacgacgctgcGTCCTCAGCGCCCGACTCGCCTCTGCTCGCCCCCACCACCACGCAGCCCAGATGGCTCCAGGCCGCGCAGCCGAAATGGCTCCGCGCAGACCGGATCAGCCGGTGCGCGCGGTGGTGGCGCCGCATCCTCGCCTCGCtggctgcgctgctgccgccccGGCGGTCCTGGCCGTTCGCTGCGCTGGTCGTCGTCTCGGCCTATGCGCTGCTGTGCGTCGTGCGTGGCGTCCCGCTGCTGGcctcgccgctgccgccgtacTCGGGGCCCTACGGCGTCGGGGCCGTCGACGTCGAGATTGCGCTGGAGAAGCCGAGGCGCATCTCCGAGACCGTCTTCAAGAGCAATGGCGAGCCGGCGTTTGAGCACCGCACGacgctcttcagcctctaCTACCCCGTCGACAAGAGCGTCAAGGAGCGCAGGAGGAGGCATGACTGGTTTGCGAGGCCGTTAAGCCTGCTTGCGGCTGGATATGCAAAGTACGCACACGTCAACAACTTCTTTATCCGGCCGATATTCACATTTGGGCTGTGGTTGGTCGCGGGCGGCATCACAATTCCTGCCAAGGTTGATGCGCCACTGCTGGGAACGACCATCACGGTAAAGACACAAGTAGAGTCGACACAAGGAGAGTCGACAAAAGTCGAGttaagaaagagagaggatgcCGAACAATTCCCCGTCATGGTCTTCTCTCACGGAGATGCCAGCTCAAGAAGGGATTACACCCACTACGTCGGCGAGCTCGCCAGCCGCGGATACGTCATCGCAGCGGTTGAGCATCGAGACGGCAGCTGTCCCGGCTCTCTCATGAGAatcaaaggagaaaaggacAAGCAACTCTTGCACTTTAAAGAGGCCGAACTCCTCTCCGACCCTCCGATGGACACGGAAAAATACAAGCAAGAACAGCTTGCCTTCCGCGATGCCGAAATCCTAGAAACCATCAACATCCTCCGCGCCATCAACAGCGGCCAAGGCGACGACATATTCAACCGCAACTCCCGCTCCGAGGGTTCCTACCTACACAGCTGGACCGGCCGCCTCGACTTTGGCAATCTCACCATCGGAGGCCACTCCTTTGGCGCCACCGGCGCTCTCCAGGCCCTCAAGCATGCTCCCTCGGACATCAACCCTGCCATCGGCGGCGTCATCCTCGACCCCGGCAAGCAGAGCGGGCCCCTCAACGCCGTCATCGACGTGCCCCTCCTCATCGTCCACTCCGACTCCTGGTCCAAGCAGCACAGCGCCTTCTACAACCGCCCGCACTTCGACACCGTCAAGGACCTCGCCCTCAGTGTCCTCAGACGCATCCCCAGCCACTCGTCCTGGTTCCTCACCAGCATCGGCACATCCCACCCCAGCGTCTCGGATGCTCCCCTGATAGAACCTCTGCTGCTTAGCTGGACTACCGGCGCAAGTCTCGACACCAAGGAAGCCTTGGAGGAGTACGTCGGCGTGACGGATGACTTTTGGCATTTTCTGCGCACGACCCGCACCGTCAACTCGTCTCTCACCGACGGCGTAGTGCACAGGGGCGAGATGCGAGGCATACTCGCCGAAAAGGTCACGCACGAACAGTACGGGAAGTGGGTTAGCAAAGAGCGCAAAGCCGAGTTTCCAAAGCCCCTAGCCAGGCTTTGGGAAGTCCACGTCAGCCCCGTGGCCGACGAAGGCGAGTAA